TTGCGCCACTGAGAATAGCAAGTACCGAATTCATACTTGAAGTCGAGATAGCTCTTCTACAACAACTCTGTAAAACATAAAACACATCATCTACCATAGAAGTAGTGAGGCTATCAGGTACATGCTCGTCAATCTTTATCGCCTTCCTCACATTTTCCACCATAAAGAATTCCTCCAAAATCACATAAAACCCAGTAATTTCTTGAACAACTTTACTAAAACTTCCATTTCTAAATGCTTTTGTCGCCCGTGGACCCAACTCAGGATCAACTGATCTCAATCCCCTAATTTTTGACACCATGAACCCGGTATATTCCTCGCCCAGCTGTGTCAACGTTAGAATCTCTTCCAAATACAGCTCAACTTGTCTCGGATCCGGCCCTTCCGTAGCTCCAACTGAGAGTATATTCTTACTATAAGAAATGATTTCTGATTCTACTCTGCTTAATTTCCTAAATTCCATGTATTTTCGTAAAACAAGAGAACCCCGAGAATCACACTCCTCTTGGAGCTCAATAATTGCGTAAACAATTCCATCTTCACCACAAAGATTTCTCAAAAtgtcatcattttcttcaacagCTAAAACAATGTCTTTAAACAAGCTAGTTAAACAATCAACAAAATCTCTTCCTTGATTTTGATCAATTCGCTCCACTAAATTTTCAAATTCTAACCTAGACCTCATTGAGATTACTTTCTTCAAATAATTAACATAAACTTGCAATCCTTCTTCTTCAAGACCTAACAACGGAAAAAGCATAATAAATCTCATAATGGTGGAATGATCTCTTTGATCAACTGCATTTGATAGTTTCTTTCTAACAATTCCTTCAAGTTTTTTCTTTGAATCAAAAAGCTGTTCTCTTTGATCATCAGAAGCATTTGAATCACTAAATTTCTCATCGATTTTCAAAAACGTTTGAACAAATTTAGCAGCAGATTCATAATCTTCAGTTTCTAATGATTTTTTAGCACCTTCAATACAATTACCTCTCTCAACAATTGCATCAATTCTGGATAATGTTGAATACACCCTGGATTGAGCTAGGTCTAATTCTCTAACCTTACCACTAACTTGATCAGCTAAATCACATGTTGATCTAACATTAGATAACATAGAATCTGAATCAGATTTAACAATTTCTAAGACCTCTGCATTTTTCTGTAAATTGTTTAGTTTTTTTTCAAGATCTGTTCTTTGAGATAGTAAATTTTCAAGTTCAAGATCTAAATTTCTTTGATAAGCAATACATTCATGAAGAAGTCGAGTCATTGCACCTACATCTGTTAATTTGCGTACCACCTCTAGGGCTTCCGAACTTCCAAAATTTACTGATGAAACTCCATCTTCTGGATCCTCTTCTGTGATTCCGTTAGGAGTTGTGGCCATTTCTGTTGTCTATGAGGAAAAACAACCCCAATTTTGATTCTAATGGAGAAGACTGAAAATGGAAGAGTTTTCAACTACTCTTCAAATTCTTCGTTACACCCAAAACCCAAAATTGTGAAATCTGAACATTTCACAGGACCTGGCCTAATATGCCGTATTAGTGCAAGGGTATTACAAATTTAATACGATTCTCGAGGAACGTTACAAAAATAAACAGAAAGctcctttgttttgtttttttttggtccctgaaagttgttttctttttcttttttttttctttttgatgcaaAGAGAAAGTTTTCATTACTTAAAGAGAAGTTACAACATTGTCTACATCCTTTAAGATTGCGTGAGCCCTGAAATTCGGTGGATTGTTAATCCAAGTCTTAATAACTTTAAGAGTTCTAGCATGCCTAGTCAAAAGATCTAATGGCTTATTACATTTGCGATTAATATAATTGCAACTCCATAATGGATTGTTGCGTAGTTTTTCTTTAATAACTAAGATAGTAGATTGATTTTCCCATGCTGCTAAACGATGATCCTTGTGAACTGCTTCCACTATAACTTGTGCATCCAATTCAAAGCTGACATGTTGAAGCTTTAactcttcatcccattccatagCTTGCAGCAGACCTTCACTTTCAGCTTGTTCTGCACTCCTTAGTCTGTTTGCATAGGAGCATTTTGCTTGCTCAAAGATTCCTgcaaaatttcgcaagattaGACCAATTCCTGAGTGATATAAATCATTAGTTTTTTTGTAAGCATCATCACAACATATAGAATAATAAGGATCAGAAGG
This DNA window, taken from Papaver somniferum cultivar HN1 chromosome 3, ASM357369v1, whole genome shotgun sequence, encodes the following:
- the LOC113356581 gene encoding conserved oligomeric Golgi complex subunit 4-like — its product is MATTPNGITEEDPEDGVSSVNFGSSEALEVVRKLTDVGAMTRLLHECIAYQRNLDLELENLLSQRTDLEKKLNNLQKNAEVLEIVKSDSDSMLSNVRSTCDLADQVSGKVRELDLAQSRVYSTLSRIDAIVERGNCIEGAKKSLETEDYESAAKFVQTFLKIDEKFSDSNASDDQREQLFDSKKKLEGIVRKKLSNAVDQRDHSTIMRFIMLFPLLGLEEEGLQVYVNYLKKVISMRSRLEFENLVERIDQNQGRDFVDCLTSLFKDIVLAVEENDDILRNLCGEDGIVYAIIELQEECDSRGSLVLRKYMEFRKLSRVESEIISYSKNILSVGATEGPDPRQVELYLEEILTLTQLGEEYTGFMVSKIRGLRSVDPELGPRATKAFRNGSFSKVVQEITGFYVILEEFFMVENVRKAIKIDEHVPDSLTTSMVDDVFYVLQSCCRRAISTSSMNSVLAILSGAMNLLSNEYQEALQHKMREPNLGAKLFLGGVGVQKTGTEIATALNNMDVSGEYVLKLRHGIEEQCAEIFPAPADREKIKSCLSELGEMSTGFKQALNVGVEQLVSTVTPRIRSVLDMVGTVSYELSEAEYAENEVNDPWVQKLLHAVETNAAWLQPAMTSSNYDSFVHLIIDFIVKRLEVIMMQKKFSQLGGLQLDRDARALVSHFSGMTQRTVRDKFARLTQMATILNLEKVSEILDFWGENAGPMTWRLTPAEVRRVLGLRVDFRPEAIAALRL